One window of the Ignavibacteriota bacterium genome contains the following:
- a CDS encoding helix-turn-helix transcriptional regulator has translation MTIHIRNMVCNRCIRVVRDELSALGHDVRSISLGEAVLSEQPGEEGMTRLRSMLLENGFELIEDARLQTIERIKRAVLQIAREDAAGRPRGWRVSDALAAEIGRDYSGLSALFSSVEGVTIEQFLILQRIEYAKELLKYGELTLSEIADRLGYSSVQHLSSQFKKVTGLTPSRFRSMASEARIPLDRVGRRSRPGG, from the coding sequence ATGACGATCCATATACGGAACATGGTCTGCAACCGCTGCATTCGTGTCGTTCGCGACGAACTGTCCGCCCTCGGTCACGATGTGCGCAGCATCTCCCTCGGCGAAGCGGTGTTGAGTGAACAGCCCGGCGAGGAAGGGATGACGCGGCTGCGAAGCATGCTGCTGGAGAACGGATTCGAACTCATCGAGGATGCGCGACTGCAAACCATCGAACGCATCAAACGCGCCGTGCTGCAAATTGCCCGCGAGGACGCGGCAGGACGTCCGCGAGGATGGCGTGTATCGGACGCGCTGGCCGCGGAGATCGGCAGGGACTATTCCGGACTCAGCGCTCTTTTTTCCTCGGTCGAGGGAGTGACCATCGAACAGTTTCTCATTCTTCAGCGCATCGAATACGCGAAAGAGCTGCTCAAATACGGTGAACTGACACTGAGCGAAATTGCCGACCGGTTGGGATACAGCAGCGTGCAGCATCTCTCAAGCCAATTTAAAAAGGTGACAGGTTTGACGCCGAGCCGGTTTCGTTCCATGGCCTCCGAGGCGCGTATTCCGCTCGACCGCGTTGGCCGGCGTTCAAGGCCGGGGGGATAA
- a CDS encoding class IV adenylate cyclase — MPSNVEIKARVTRIEDIEPRVRLLCGEEPQHITQDDTFFVSARGRLKLRDFGDGSGELIHYERDDIDGPKQSRYVLAPTSSPAALRLALENALGISGRVRKSRLLYMLGRTRVHLDRVEGLGDFLELEVVLGETESAESGSDEARRILSLLGLGDDCLVAGAYVDLLQHSDHHRVTEQHTSAETGATVS, encoded by the coding sequence ATGCCAAGCAATGTGGAAATAAAAGCGCGCGTCACGCGAATCGAGGACATCGAACCCAGGGTGCGCCTGCTGTGCGGTGAGGAACCGCAGCATATCACACAGGATGACACGTTCTTTGTGTCCGCACGCGGCCGTCTGAAGTTGCGAGACTTCGGGGACGGCAGCGGAGAATTGATCCACTACGAGCGCGACGACATCGACGGACCGAAGCAGTCCAGATACGTACTCGCCCCGACATCCTCACCCGCTGCTCTGCGCCTGGCGCTGGAAAACGCTCTCGGCATTTCCGGACGCGTACGGAAGTCGCGGCTCTTGTACATGCTGGGCAGGACGCGCGTGCACCTCGACAGAGTCGAAGGGCTCGGCGATTTTCTGGAATTGGAAGTTGTGCTCGGCGAGACTGAATCCGCGGAGAGCGGATCGGACGAGGCCCGCAGAATCCTGTCCCTGCTTGGCCTCGGCGACGATTGCCTGGTCGCCGGCGCCTATGTGGACCTGCTCCAACACAGCGATCACCATCGCGTAACAGAACAGCACACGAGTGCAGAAACTGGAGCCACCGTGTCATGA
- the gcvP gene encoding aminomethyl-transferring glycine dehydrogenase, whose product MNTTRIIDETFDVRHLGPSVQEERDMLALLGVPNLDALIEETVPQSIRLGDPLPLSEGLSEQELLHELAAVASKNKTYTSFIGMGYYGTYTPTVILRNILENPGWYTQYTPYQAEIAQGRLEAMLNFQTLVTDLTGMAVANASLLDEGTAAGEAMIMVAGIVHRKSDRAGSMKFFVSDTVYPQTLDVLKTRALPLGFEIVVGNHADAQLDASFFGALVQYPAQDGQVIDYRAFIDAAHAQGIQVVVAADMMSLVHLTPPGEFGADVVVGSAQRFGVPMGYGGPHAAFFATKQEYIRMMPGRIIGVSVDAQEHPAFRMTLQTREQHIKRDKATSNICTAQALLAVMAGMYAVYHGPQGLRRIAGNIHAAACAIDHGLVRLGFEQRNTLFFDTLRVRVPDAALLRARAEAAQVNFRYFENGDVGIAVDETTGVREIQLVLSLFAGLKGSDAKSADVFEGVDTTYPAPHGRSSEFLTHPIFNMNHSETELLRYIKRLENKDLSLAHSMIPLGSCTMKLNATTELIPITWPAFSAMHPFAPEEQAEGYAEIFRGLEDALCRITGFTACSLQPNSGAQGEYAGLMVIRAYQHGRGETQRDVTLIPASAHGTNPASAVMAGCKVVVVACDAMGNIDIADLRAKASEHSAQLMALMVTYPSTHGVFEETIREVCSIIHEHGGQVYMDGANMNAQVGLTSPAAIGADVCHINLHKTFAIPHGGGGPGMGPICVAPHLAPYLPGNPVVSTGGEKSITAISSAPWGSASILLISYAYIRMLGARGLTDSSKFAILNANYLKARLENHYPILYVGSNGRVAHEFILDLRPFKDAHIEAEDVAKRLMDYNFHAPTVSFPVAGTLMIEPTESESKAELDRFAEALIAIRGEIQDVLDGKLGEHDNPLKNAPHTAHAATGDNWPHSYSRERAVYPLPYVRINKFWPAVGRVNNSYGDRNVVCTCPPIESYM is encoded by the coding sequence CTAAAAACAAGACCTACACATCCTTTATTGGTATGGGCTATTACGGCACCTACACGCCGACGGTCATTCTTCGGAATATCCTCGAGAATCCGGGCTGGTACACGCAGTACACCCCTTATCAGGCCGAGATTGCACAGGGCCGCCTTGAGGCGATGCTCAATTTCCAGACGCTCGTGACCGACCTGACAGGCATGGCGGTCGCGAACGCCTCGTTGCTCGACGAGGGCACGGCTGCTGGCGAGGCGATGATCATGGTCGCGGGTATTGTGCACAGGAAATCGGACCGCGCAGGGAGCATGAAGTTTTTTGTGTCGGACACGGTGTACCCGCAGACGCTCGACGTGCTGAAGACCCGCGCCCTCCCGCTCGGATTCGAAATCGTGGTGGGAAACCACGCCGATGCGCAGCTCGACGCCTCGTTCTTCGGCGCATTGGTGCAGTACCCCGCGCAGGACGGCCAGGTGATCGACTATCGCGCCTTCATCGATGCCGCGCACGCGCAGGGCATTCAGGTTGTGGTGGCGGCGGACATGATGAGTCTCGTGCACCTGACGCCTCCGGGTGAATTCGGCGCTGATGTGGTGGTTGGAAGCGCACAGCGCTTCGGTGTGCCCATGGGATACGGCGGACCGCACGCGGCCTTTTTTGCGACAAAGCAGGAATACATCCGCATGATGCCCGGGCGCATCATAGGTGTGTCGGTGGACGCGCAGGAACATCCCGCGTTCCGCATGACACTGCAGACCCGCGAGCAGCACATCAAACGCGACAAGGCGACATCGAATATCTGCACCGCTCAGGCGCTTCTTGCAGTGATGGCCGGCATGTATGCCGTGTATCACGGTCCGCAGGGGCTGCGCCGCATAGCAGGCAACATTCATGCGGCCGCCTGCGCGATCGACCACGGCCTTGTGCGCCTCGGTTTTGAACAGCGCAACACGCTGTTCTTCGACACGCTGCGCGTGCGTGTTCCGGATGCGGCGCTGCTGCGTGCCCGCGCCGAAGCCGCGCAGGTGAATTTCCGCTACTTCGAGAACGGCGACGTCGGAATCGCAGTCGATGAGACGACGGGAGTCCGCGAAATTCAGCTCGTGCTATCGCTGTTTGCGGGGTTGAAGGGTTCGGATGCAAAGTCCGCCGACGTATTCGAAGGCGTCGACACAACGTATCCCGCGCCTCACGGCCGCTCGAGCGAATTTCTGACGCACCCGATCTTCAACATGAATCATTCGGAGACGGAACTGCTGCGCTATATCAAGCGCCTCGAGAACAAGGATCTATCGCTCGCGCATTCGATGATTCCTCTCGGTTCCTGCACGATGAAGCTGAACGCAACAACCGAGCTTATTCCCATCACATGGCCCGCGTTTTCGGCCATGCATCCCTTCGCGCCTGAAGAACAGGCAGAGGGCTACGCCGAAATATTCCGCGGACTCGAAGACGCGTTATGCCGCATCACCGGATTCACCGCATGTTCACTGCAGCCGAACTCGGGCGCGCAGGGTGAGTATGCCGGACTGATGGTCATCCGCGCCTATCAGCATGGCCGGGGTGAAACGCAGCGCGATGTGACACTCATCCCCGCTTCAGCGCATGGGACAAATCCGGCAAGCGCCGTCATGGCGGGATGCAAGGTGGTGGTGGTGGCCTGCGACGCGATGGGGAACATCGACATCGCGGACCTGCGGGCAAAGGCCTCGGAGCACAGCGCGCAGCTCATGGCCCTGATGGTGACGTATCCGTCGACACACGGCGTATTCGAAGAGACCATCCGCGAAGTCTGTTCCATCATCCATGAACACGGCGGACAGGTGTACATGGACGGCGCAAACATGAACGCGCAGGTCGGCCTCACCAGTCCCGCGGCCATCGGTGCCGACGTATGTCACATCAACCTGCACAAGACCTTCGCGATTCCACACGGCGGCGGTGGACCGGGCATGGGCCCGATCTGCGTCGCGCCGCATCTCGCGCCGTATCTCCCGGGTAATCCCGTCGTCAGCACTGGCGGAGAGAAGTCGATCACCGCCATCTCATCGGCTCCGTGGGGAAGCGCCAGCATCCTTCTCATTTCCTACGCATACATCCGTATGCTCGGTGCGCGAGGCCTGACCGATTCGTCGAAGTTTGCAATCCTGAACGCCAACTATCTCAAGGCCCGGCTCGAGAACCACTACCCGATTCTCTACGTGGGATCCAACGGCCGCGTGGCGCATGAATTCATCCTGGATCTGCGCCCCTTCAAGGACGCGCATATCGAAGCCGAGGATGTGGCGAAGCGTCTCATGGATTATAACTTCCACGCGCCGACGGTGTCGTTCCCGGTCGCGGGCACGCTGATGATCGAACCCACGGAAAGCGAATCCAAAGCCGAGCTCGACCGTTTCGCGGAGGCCCTCATTGCGATCCGCGGCGAGATACAGGACGTGCTTGACGGGAAACTCGGCGAACACGACAATCCGTTGAAAAATGCTCCGCATACCGCGCACGCCGCGACGGGAGACAACTGGCCGCATTCGTATTCGCGCGAGCGGGCAGTCTATCCTCTACCCTACGTCCGCATCAACAAATTCTGGCCCGCAGTCGGCCGTGTAAACAACTCGTACGGCGACAGGAACGTGGTCTGTACCTGCCCGCCGATCGAATCGTACATGTAA
- a CDS encoding copper-translocating P-type ATPase, with the protein MNTDTLQIEGMTCASCVLRVEKVLKKIDGIEDATVNLATEQARVRYDASKVSFEDMRAAVSDAGYTLRAQPDADAPVAEAGPNTHEDSLHRDLLTSAVLTVPIMLLGMASMLSGYEAWSPFSLRTTNLILLALTAPVMLVPGRRFFVAAWKAARHKVADMNTLVAVGTGAAFVYSAAAALAPEAFGAAHHAPHVYFDTSATIITLILLGKRLEARAKRKASDAIRALLRLQPDTARLLRGDIEEDVPLAAIRVGDMVRVRPGERIPVDGTVLRGSGYADESMLTGESAPVEKGTGDTLTGGTILMSGSLVCTATAIGSSTVLARIVAMVEQAQGSKAPVQQYVDRIAAVFVPVVIVLAALTFVLWLGVGGIGVSDALLRCVAVLIIACPCALGLATPAAVMVASGVGARLGVLVRDAASLEQLHAVRVVAFDKTGTITEGRPAVVRIDALGGFEQDDILARGAALERLSEHPLADAVVRHAREAGIVPSDPDSFQSYPGLGVAGTINGMPVLAGNLSLLREFSVSAGGAASLVDEHTGAGWTCIVIAIDGVTAGVISVADHVKDGAAGALAALRELGIETVMLTGDTENAARHIAAETGVSRVIAGVLPEQKAGHIAALQGGGTIVAMAGDGVNDAPALAQADVGIAMGTGSDIAMDAAGLTLAGGDLRALVRAVRLSAKMRVTIRQNLFWAFVYNVTGIPLAAFGLLDPMIAAAAMALSSVSVLGNALRLRRFQG; encoded by the coding sequence ATGAACACCGATACTCTGCAAATAGAAGGCATGACCTGCGCGAGCTGTGTGCTGCGCGTGGAGAAGGTGCTGAAAAAAATAGACGGAATCGAAGACGCCACCGTGAATCTCGCTACGGAGCAGGCGCGGGTCCGGTACGACGCTTCGAAGGTCTCGTTCGAGGACATGCGCGCCGCGGTTTCGGACGCGGGATATACGCTGCGCGCGCAGCCTGATGCCGACGCCCCGGTGGCGGAAGCAGGACCGAACACACACGAAGACAGCCTGCATCGCGACCTGTTAACTTCAGCGGTCCTGACGGTGCCCATCATGCTGCTGGGCATGGCATCGATGCTGTCGGGGTACGAGGCCTGGTCTCCTTTTTCCCTTCGGACCACCAATCTCATTCTTCTTGCACTCACCGCGCCGGTGATGCTGGTTCCGGGCAGGCGCTTTTTTGTCGCTGCATGGAAAGCAGCGCGGCACAAGGTGGCCGACATGAACACGCTCGTCGCCGTCGGCACCGGGGCGGCCTTTGTCTACAGCGCCGCCGCCGCCCTCGCACCCGAGGCCTTCGGCGCAGCGCACCACGCGCCGCACGTGTACTTCGACACAAGCGCCACGATCATCACGCTGATCCTTCTCGGCAAGCGGCTCGAAGCGCGTGCGAAACGCAAGGCGTCGGATGCCATACGTGCGTTGTTGCGGCTGCAGCCCGACACAGCGCGGCTGCTGCGCGGGGATATCGAGGAGGATGTGCCACTGGCCGCAATACGCGTGGGTGATATGGTCCGCGTCCGACCCGGCGAGCGTATTCCGGTGGATGGAACCGTGCTTCGCGGCTCGGGGTATGCGGACGAATCGATGCTGACAGGCGAAAGCGCCCCGGTGGAAAAGGGAACGGGCGACACACTGACAGGAGGCACCATTCTGATGAGCGGCAGTCTCGTGTGTACAGCGACGGCCATCGGATCGTCGACCGTGCTGGCGCGTATCGTTGCGATGGTCGAGCAGGCGCAGGGGTCGAAGGCGCCGGTGCAGCAGTACGTGGACCGCATCGCGGCCGTCTTTGTGCCGGTGGTGATCGTACTCGCGGCGCTGACATTTGTGCTGTGGCTCGGCGTCGGAGGAATCGGAGTATCGGATGCGCTTCTCCGCTGTGTTGCAGTGCTCATCATCGCCTGTCCCTGCGCGCTGGGACTCGCGACGCCGGCCGCTGTAATGGTGGCGTCGGGAGTGGGCGCGCGGCTTGGCGTCCTTGTTCGTGATGCTGCCAGTCTGGAACAGCTTCATGCTGTGCGGGTCGTGGCGTTCGACAAAACGGGAACAATCACGGAGGGGCGGCCAGCAGTGGTGCGCATCGACGCGCTTGGCGGATTCGAGCAGGACGACATTCTCGCCCGCGGGGCGGCGCTCGAACGCTTGTCGGAGCATCCGCTTGCAGACGCCGTGGTCCGGCACGCCCGCGAGGCGGGTATCGTTCCCTCCGATCCGGACTCATTCCAATCGTACCCCGGTCTCGGTGTGGCAGGGACCATCAACGGTATGCCCGTCCTCGCGGGAAATCTCTCACTCCTTCGCGAATTTTCCGTGTCGGCTGGCGGAGCCGCTTCGCTGGTGGACGAGCATACGGGTGCGGGTTGGACCTGCATCGTCATTGCGATCGACGGCGTGACCGCGGGTGTCATCTCGGTGGCCGATCATGTGAAAGACGGCGCGGCGGGCGCACTTGCAGCCCTGCGCGAACTTGGCATCGAGACGGTGATGCTCACAGGTGATACAGAGAACGCAGCGCGGCATATCGCCGCGGAAACAGGCGTGAGCCGCGTGATTGCCGGCGTGCTGCCCGAGCAAAAGGCGGGACACATCGCCGCACTGCAGGGCGGGGGCACGATTGTCGCGATGGCGGGCGACGGAGTCAACGACGCGCCCGCACTCGCGCAGGCCGACGTGGGCATCGCCATGGGCACCGGCAGCGACATAGCCATGGACGCCGCCGGCCTGACACTCGCGGGCGGCGATCTGCGGGCGCTGGTGCGCGCGGTCCGCCTCTCGGCGAAGATGCGCGTCACCATCCGGCAGAACCTTTTCTGGGCCTTTGTCTACAATGTGACGGGCATACCACTCGCGGCATTCGGACTCCTCGATCCGATGATCGCCGCGGCGGCCATGGCGCTTAGCTCGGTGAGCGTGCTCGGTAATGCGCTCCGGCTCCGTCGCTTCCAGGGTTGA